One Pyrenophora tritici-repentis strain M4 chromosome 5, whole genome shotgun sequence DNA window includes the following coding sequences:
- a CDS encoding SPS1, Serine/threonine protein kinase, producing the protein MATKAIEEAFQRHPRPQVPTKAALLQKALEKSQQISTTHREIRDSPWKTLVRQGNLVQGKDVWSICVYKSQLVLVKEMTLQAGRDELEKMKKLSDHPHVSTIRQAFETESSWFLQLEYSRYTLEEVLNVHTRLEEPHIRVIASSIFLAIKHIAKVGIVHNLISTATIRFCSTGRPLLSNFEECIQVTTESTPNRDLECLGIVVLQCMNGTPKKELRDVVEIRRLRESNKTFGLDNGGKWSGYKLLVDFLDNMFNANVPASAKLEKPHRFIESEPNYGILLPFLELVSLECFALWHAAAVKS; encoded by the exons ATGGCAACGAAGGCTATTGAAGAAGCGTTTCAACGGCACCCAAGGCCCCAAGTACCAACAAAAGCAGCACTACTGCAAAAAGCTCTCGAAAAGAGTCAGCAAATCTCTACAACTCACCGAGAAATTCGCGACAGCCCATGGAAAACGTTAGTACGACAAGGAAACTTAGTGCAAGGGAAGGACGTGTGGTCTATCTGCGTTTACAAGAGCCAGTTGGTTCTGGTGAAGGAGATGACCCTTCAGGCCGGTCGAGACGAGCTcgagaagatgaagaaacTGTCAGACCATCCCCATGTTTCAACTATCAGACAGGCTTTCGAAACCGAGTCCTCGTGGTTCCTCCAGTTAGAGTATTCTCGATACACACTTGAAGAAGTTCTCAACGTTCACACACGCCTCGAAGAGCCGCATATTCGTGTCATCGCAAGCTCG ATCTTCCTTGCTATAAAGCACATAGCTAAAGTCGGAATCGTACACAATCTCATCTCAACAGCTACGATAAGGTTTTGTTCTACGGGAAGACCACTGCTAT CCAACTTTGAAGAGTGCATACAGGTGACAACTGAGAGCACGCCTAACCGTGACCTAGAGTGTCTAGGGATAGTAGTGCTCCAATGTATGAATGGTACACCAAAGAAAGAACTACGGGATGTGGTAGAGATACGTCGTCTGCGAGAATCTAATAAGACATTTGGTCTAGACAACGGAGGGAAGTGGAGTGGCTATAAATTGCTTGTCGACTTTCTCGATAATATGTTTAACGCGAATGTACCCGCAAGTGCTAAACTTGAGAAGCCT CATCGATTCATTGAGAGCGAGCCGAATTATGGCATCCTATTGCCGTTTCTAGAGTTAGTGTCGCTTGAGTGCTTCGCCCTCTGGCACGCCGCGGCGGTTAAGTCGTAA